In one window of Arthrobacter pascens DNA:
- a CDS encoding ATP-binding protein produces the protein MTTWRIRDFHSADLDGILHLWETLKATNVEPVYALSEVLASCEKDHAVVAVLGEQVVGAAVGRAAHDQGWIVFLATLPEFRGRGIGTSLLAAVENRMAPHGLNKLSALMPEAETRVEAFLGRGFALKKNLRYFERTIPVQRQELGALGQLGGRILARDLWENVAGMRREKELLERRLVLPLAQADLADEYGVVPPRAVVLFGPPGTGKTTFAKAIASRLEWPFVEVFPSRLASDPKGLAGALRETFLEIAELEHAVVFIDEVEEIASQRSGEPPSPLQGVTNELLKIIPAFREQPGRLLVCATNFIRALDTAFLRHGRFDYVIPIGLPDPQAREAMWQRFIPAAVVDEVDVELLVDRTKGFSPADIEYAARSASQRALESVVYGNDSDRRLSSGGAASRGGISVRTAVRKGPATQDYLDSIVDTRTTVSEEVHEQFLEDIDALGRV, from the coding sequence ATGACGACCTGGCGGATCAGGGATTTTCATTCGGCGGACCTGGACGGGATCCTGCATTTGTGGGAAACCCTCAAGGCCACCAACGTTGAACCGGTTTATGCCCTCTCCGAGGTGCTCGCTTCCTGCGAAAAGGACCACGCCGTGGTGGCGGTGCTGGGAGAGCAGGTGGTGGGTGCCGCCGTCGGACGCGCCGCCCACGACCAGGGCTGGATCGTCTTCCTGGCCACCCTTCCCGAGTTCCGCGGCCGCGGGATCGGCACCTCGCTACTGGCCGCCGTCGAGAACCGGATGGCCCCGCACGGGCTCAACAAGCTCTCCGCGCTGATGCCGGAGGCCGAAACCCGGGTGGAGGCCTTCCTGGGCCGGGGGTTCGCGCTCAAGAAGAACCTGCGCTACTTCGAACGGACCATTCCTGTGCAGCGCCAGGAGCTCGGCGCGCTGGGCCAGCTCGGCGGCCGCATCCTGGCCCGGGACCTCTGGGAAAACGTGGCCGGCATGCGGCGTGAGAAGGAACTGCTGGAACGGCGCCTGGTCCTGCCGCTGGCCCAGGCAGACCTGGCCGATGAGTATGGCGTGGTCCCGCCCCGGGCCGTCGTCCTTTTTGGTCCGCCAGGCACCGGAAAGACGACCTTCGCGAAGGCGATCGCCTCCAGGCTGGAGTGGCCGTTCGTGGAGGTGTTCCCGTCGCGGCTGGCCTCGGATCCGAAGGGTCTGGCCGGCGCGCTGCGGGAGACGTTCCTGGAGATCGCCGAACTGGAGCATGCTGTGGTGTTCATCGACGAGGTGGAGGAGATCGCCTCCCAGCGGTCGGGCGAACCGCCCTCTCCCCTGCAGGGGGTCACGAACGAGCTGCTGAAAATCATTCCGGCCTTCCGCGAACAGCCCGGCCGGCTGCTGGTCTGCGCCACCAACTTCATCCGCGCCCTGGACACCGCGTTCCTGCGCCACGGCCGGTTCGACTACGTCATCCCCATCGGCTTGCCGGACCCACAGGCCCGCGAAGCGATGTGGCAGCGCTTCATTCCCGCCGCGGTGGTGGACGAGGTGGACGTGGAACTGCTGGTGGACCGCACCAAGGGCTTCTCCCCGGCGGATATTGAGTACGCGGCCCGGAGTGCCTCCCAGCGGGCGCTGGAAAGCGTCGTTTACGGCAATGACAGCGACCGCCGGCTGTCCTCCGGCGGCGCGGCCTCCCGGGGAGGGATTTCAGTGCGCACGGCCGTCCGGAAGGGCCCGGCCACCCAGGATTACCTCGACTCGATCGTGGACACTCGGACCACGGTGAGCGAGGAGGTCCACGAACAGTTCCTCGAGGACATCGACGCGCTGGGCCGAGTGTAA
- a CDS encoding helix-turn-helix domain-containing protein, whose protein sequence is MLRRIIEESWQRSLGLQADPDMPPSALTFDGDALKEYRRGHPLASIMPVINKLLIQPSSEQGLLVAVGDELGRLLWVDGDAALRRRAEGMMFVEGADWSEASVGTSAPGTALALGRSVQVAGAEHFNRAVHPWSCTAVPFHDPDTGAVIGVLDITGTEMAVAPHTLTLVEATVAAAQAQLRVERLQLAAAERDRLAERRMPARAAGHKTVHGTGSRTSAPVRSLYRNSLQLLGRDNALLSIEGRTVSLSPRHSEMLALLSIHPDGLSAEELGSLLFGEVPAMTLRAEMVRLRKVLQQFNPAAVPESRPYRLTVDVLPDAGQVLGCLQRGAHRLALEIYRGPVLPHSEAPGVVKLRRRVSTLLREAVLTDGSAEALLQYAELPEAGDDIAVRMAALKLLPPRSPKRAAVVADLERLESELGTHRRP, encoded by the coding sequence GTGCTCCGCAGAATCATTGAGGAATCCTGGCAGCGTTCGTTGGGTCTGCAGGCCGACCCCGATATGCCGCCGTCTGCGCTGACCTTCGACGGCGACGCCCTTAAGGAGTACCGCCGGGGCCATCCCTTGGCGTCCATCATGCCGGTGATTAACAAACTGCTGATTCAGCCCAGTTCCGAACAAGGGTTGCTGGTCGCTGTCGGGGATGAACTGGGCCGGCTCCTGTGGGTCGACGGAGATGCTGCCCTGCGCCGGCGCGCCGAGGGCATGATGTTCGTTGAGGGCGCGGACTGGTCCGAGGCCAGCGTCGGCACAAGCGCACCCGGGACCGCTCTGGCGCTGGGCCGCAGCGTCCAGGTCGCCGGCGCCGAGCATTTCAACCGGGCTGTTCACCCGTGGAGCTGCACGGCGGTGCCCTTCCATGATCCGGACACGGGGGCCGTGATCGGAGTCCTGGATATCACCGGCACCGAGATGGCAGTCGCCCCGCATACCCTGACCCTCGTTGAGGCCACTGTGGCGGCAGCGCAGGCGCAGCTGCGCGTGGAGCGGCTTCAGCTGGCCGCCGCGGAGCGGGACCGGCTCGCGGAGCGGCGCATGCCGGCTAGGGCCGCCGGACACAAAACTGTCCACGGGACCGGAAGCCGGACCAGCGCACCTGTGCGCAGTCTGTATCGCAACAGCCTGCAGTTGCTCGGCCGGGACAACGCTCTGCTTAGCATTGAAGGCAGGACGGTATCGCTGTCTCCAAGGCACAGTGAGATGCTTGCCCTGCTGAGCATCCATCCGGATGGTCTCAGCGCTGAGGAGCTGGGCAGCCTGCTCTTCGGGGAAGTCCCGGCCATGACACTTCGGGCGGAGATGGTCCGGTTACGGAAGGTACTTCAGCAGTTCAATCCTGCCGCCGTGCCGGAATCCCGCCCCTACAGACTCACCGTGGACGTCCTGCCGGACGCGGGCCAGGTTCTTGGCTGCCTCCAGCGCGGCGCACACCGGCTCGCCCTCGAAATTTATCGCGGTCCGGTCTTGCCCCACTCCGAGGCCCCAGGGGTGGTGAAGCTCCGCAGGCGCGTCTCCACACTCCTTCGGGAGGCGGTTCTAACGGACGGCAGTGCGGAAGCCCTGCTCCAGTACGCGGAACTTCCCGAAGCGGGCGATGACATTGCCGTGCGCATGGCGGCGCTGAAGCTGCTGCCGCCCCGCTCACCCAAGAGGGCCGCGGTGGTCGCCGACCTGGAGCGCCTGGAATCCGAACTCGGGACACACCGGCGTCCGTGA
- a CDS encoding MFS transporter yields MTTRTKSPQVEADGAVVDPEQLRRATLASSVGSALEYYDFYIYGLASALIFGPLFFSPLGESGAVIASFATYGVGFAARPFGGVVFGYIGDRFGRKMVLILTIGIMGMASFAIGLLPTFEQAGMLGAVLLVALRILQGLGAGAEQAGATTLISEVAPRRRRGFFASLPFVGIQLGTLLGAGTFALMALADKAVLLGWLWRVPFLASVVLIAIAVFIRLRLKETPVFQELEKHKAVVKNPVGQIWKHSKKNVLMGIGLRMGENGNSSIYSALLVSFISMPAGVFPGDKFIGPTGLLIAAGFAAVMVVTFGALSDRFGRIPVYRYGALFQAIIALPAFYLVTLGNVTLVWFVMVVGIALGVQSMLGPQCALLPELFGSQHRFTGVALSRELSAVLAGGFAPLIGVTLLAATNHSWLVPALYSLVLALISFGTTFFTPETSGRDLVLVEDAS; encoded by the coding sequence CGGAGCAGCTGCGTAGGGCAACTCTTGCCAGTTCTGTAGGTTCCGCGCTGGAGTACTACGACTTCTACATTTACGGTCTCGCGTCGGCCCTTATCTTCGGACCGCTTTTCTTTTCCCCGCTTGGTGAAAGCGGAGCAGTCATCGCCTCTTTTGCCACGTACGGCGTGGGTTTTGCCGCCCGCCCCTTCGGCGGCGTGGTGTTCGGCTACATCGGAGACAGGTTCGGCCGCAAGATGGTGCTCATCCTCACCATCGGCATCATGGGAATGGCCAGCTTCGCGATCGGACTCCTGCCCACGTTCGAGCAGGCAGGCATGCTCGGTGCCGTGCTGCTGGTGGCACTGCGCATCCTCCAGGGCCTGGGTGCCGGCGCCGAACAGGCAGGAGCGACCACGCTGATCTCTGAAGTTGCCCCGCGCCGCCGTCGTGGCTTCTTTGCCTCCCTGCCGTTCGTCGGCATTCAGTTGGGGACCCTGCTGGGAGCCGGGACGTTCGCCCTGATGGCACTGGCTGACAAGGCCGTTCTGCTCGGCTGGCTGTGGCGAGTGCCCTTCCTGGCGAGCGTCGTCCTGATTGCGATCGCCGTCTTTATCCGGCTCCGCCTCAAGGAGACCCCGGTCTTCCAGGAGCTGGAAAAGCACAAGGCTGTGGTCAAGAATCCCGTGGGGCAGATCTGGAAGCACTCGAAGAAGAATGTGCTCATGGGCATCGGACTGCGCATGGGTGAAAACGGAAACTCCTCGATCTACTCCGCGCTTCTGGTCTCCTTCATCAGCATGCCGGCCGGGGTCTTTCCCGGCGACAAGTTCATCGGTCCAACGGGGCTGCTGATTGCCGCGGGCTTCGCCGCTGTGATGGTGGTGACCTTCGGTGCCCTGTCCGACAGATTCGGCCGTATTCCCGTGTACCGGTACGGCGCGCTCTTCCAGGCCATCATTGCCCTGCCGGCGTTCTATCTGGTCACCCTGGGCAACGTCACACTTGTCTGGTTTGTCATGGTGGTGGGCATCGCGCTTGGTGTCCAATCGATGCTCGGCCCTCAGTGTGCGTTGCTCCCGGAACTCTTCGGTTCCCAGCACCGCTTCACCGGCGTGGCGCTGAGCCGCGAACTCTCCGCCGTCCTCGCCGGTGGATTCGCCCCGCTGATCGGCGTGACACTGCTGGCAGCCACCAACCATTCGTGGCTGGTGCCGGCGCTGTACTCACTGGTTCTAGCGTTGATCTCGTTCGGCACCACGTTCTTCACTCCGGAGACCAGCGGACGCGATCTGGTCCTCGTGGAGGATGCGAGCTAA